A genomic stretch from Bacillus sp. N1-1 includes:
- a CDS encoding A24 family peptidase: MVYSILGIVLLISFITDVRNRRILNIVTFPAMGVGLVYYTMTLGLKGFLFSGAGLLVGFTLLLIPYLLGGMGAGDVKLLAAIGALTGTSFVLHSFFYTALIGGIIGLFLILKRMSLWKYVTSPTYAVYALMNMKGLTINKESKLTYPYGVAITFGTLCAAFLGGVV; encoded by the coding sequence ATGGTATACAGTATCCTAGGTATCGTTTTACTTATTTCATTTATAACGGACGTGCGCAATCGACGCATTTTAAATATTGTTACGTTTCCTGCGATGGGTGTTGGCTTAGTTTATTACACGATGACACTCGGTTTGAAAGGTTTTCTATTTAGCGGGGCTGGACTTCTTGTTGGGTTCACGCTTCTTCTCATTCCTTATCTATTAGGGGGAATGGGGGCTGGTGATGTGAAATTACTTGCGGCGATTGGGGCTTTAACTGGCACTTCTTTCGTTCTTCATTCATTTTTTTATACGGCTCTTATCGGAGGCATTATCGGTCTTTTTCTTATTTTAAAAAGAATGTCATTATGGAAGTATGTGACATCACCAACTTATGCGGTGTATGCCCTTATGAATATGAAGGGGCTTACGATTAACAAAGAAAGCAAGCTCACTTATCCGTACGGTGTGGCGATTACGTTTGGAACGCTCTGCGCTGCTTTTTTAGGAGGGGTGGTATGA
- a CDS encoding TadE/TadG family type IV pilus assembly protein: MRSEKGQSIVEFALVLPILVMLLFGIIDFGRIFHTYLAIDHASREAARTASIGENDATIVSTAVSSASSIHLTAGQVAVSPGGTKSSGSDVTVTITYPISFLTPVVSNLTGPITLSSSTVMRME; this comes from the coding sequence ATGAGATCAGAAAAAGGGCAGTCGATCGTTGAATTTGCGCTTGTTCTCCCTATCCTAGTTATGCTGTTATTCGGCATTATTGATTTTGGTCGTATTTTCCACACTTACCTGGCGATTGACCATGCAAGCAGAGAAGCTGCGAGAACAGCGAGCATTGGAGAGAATGATGCCACTATTGTTTCAACGGCAGTTTCAAGTGCATCAAGCATTCACCTGACTGCTGGTCAGGTTGCGGTCTCACCAGGCGGAACAAAATCTTCTGGAAGCGACGTGACGGTAACCATTACGTATCCGATCAGCTTTCTCACGCCAGTCGTTTCAAATTTAACTGGACCGATCACGCTATCCAGTTCAACTGTAATGAGGATGGAATGA
- a CDS encoding TadE/TadG family type IV pilus assembly protein, whose protein sequence is MKKLCILFMNEKGNVAVMLALSLTVLLGVTAMVVDVGRLYHEKRMLQNAMDAAALSGAQGLLTSEVSATSIAKDLASKNAFPVSSGDLTITSKSIKVSRASTVPMTFARVFGIQEASVQASAKAKIGLLKSAKRVTPIAIEYTAIPNETELKCENTGKHHGNCGYLDIESNGASGLAENIINGTEIEVGTSVQTEPGQKWGPVKGAIQTLINQDAGKSKCQQVSTADYSCARVIIIPLIDSWDGANGKSSVKVVGLAAYWINRLDEPKRIVGEFKDIVTSGEIGSTGPGNLYGVKLVE, encoded by the coding sequence ATGAAGAAATTATGCATTCTTTTTATGAACGAAAAAGGCAACGTAGCCGTCATGCTAGCGCTTAGTTTAACTGTCCTACTTGGTGTGACAGCAATGGTCGTCGATGTTGGAAGACTTTATCATGAAAAACGAATGCTACAAAATGCGATGGATGCAGCAGCGCTTTCCGGGGCTCAGGGATTATTAACGAGTGAGGTAAGTGCTACTTCGATTGCAAAAGACCTTGCGAGCAAAAACGCGTTCCCCGTTTCAAGTGGCGATCTTACCATCACAAGTAAGTCGATCAAAGTATCACGAGCATCGACAGTACCGATGACCTTTGCCCGTGTTTTTGGGATCCAAGAAGCTTCAGTCCAGGCATCCGCAAAGGCAAAAATAGGATTGCTTAAATCAGCTAAGCGCGTCACACCGATTGCGATTGAGTATACGGCGATCCCAAACGAAACAGAGCTAAAGTGTGAGAATACCGGCAAACATCACGGGAACTGTGGCTACCTTGATATAGAGAGTAATGGCGCGAGCGGGCTAGCTGAAAATATTATCAATGGGACAGAAATTGAGGTAGGTACGTCTGTTCAAACAGAGCCCGGACAAAAGTGGGGACCTGTTAAGGGTGCAATCCAAACGTTAATCAATCAGGATGCAGGAAAATCAAAATGTCAGCAAGTATCGACTGCGGATTATTCGTGCGCACGTGTCATCATTATCCCGCTCATTGATTCATGGGATGGCGCAAATGGTAAATCATCTGTCAAAGTCGTTGGCTTAGCCGCTTATTGGATTAATCGGTTAGATGAACCTAAACGAATCGTTGGCGAATTTAAAGATATCGTAACGAGTGGGGAAATTGGAAGTACAGGTCCAGGGAACTTATACGGTGTCAAGCTGGTGGAATAG